The Styela clava chromosome 13, kaStyClav1.hap1.2, whole genome shotgun sequence genome has a window encoding:
- the LOC144431294 gene encoding uncharacterized protein LOC144431294 translates to MYLFLAVLIPFCAVVHGDSACSVEYDTTLAKPKLSFELDWDLPIGRPGRPGKRGATGPIGPKGAPGPVGPKGGIGAKGERGLRGPIGPIGLTGDRGPIGEVPQEVITRFEERIKELEVKFQLLDDGWVTIGGKYRYLFGDSVLNWQAAKSFCQSKSSKLAAKGMRDTRVRKQIIELVRNKLGRYWIGLNDIQQEGRYVYSDGVVASSFNTQFISGEPNHSGDCLSIQTTHNKVGVDDTSCTVTYPALCEKDIF, encoded by the exons ATGTATTTGTTTCTTGCCGTTTTGATACCATTCTGCGCCGTAGTGCATGGTGATTCTGCGTGTTCGGTGGAGTACGACACTACTCTTGCAAAGCCTAAACTCTCATTTGAACTCGACTGGGATCTTCCTATTGGTCGTCCGGGAAGACCTGGTAAGCGAGGTGCAACAGGGCCCATAGGGCCGAAAGGTGCCCCGGGACCAGTGGGTCCGAAAGGGGGAATCGGAGCAAAGGGTGAGAGGGGACTTCGAGGACCTATTGGACCCATTGGATTGACAGGTGATCGTGGCCCAATAGGAGAAGTTCCCCAAGAAGTAATTACGAGATTTGAGGAACGAATAAAGGAATTAGAGGTTAAATTTCAGCTACTTGATGACGGTTGGGTTACGATTGGAGGAAAATACAGATATTTATTTGGAGATTCAGTTCTCAATTGGCAAGCAGCAAAGTCTTTTTGTCAGTCGAAAAGTTCTAAACTAGCTGCAAAGGGAATGCGAGATACACgg GTTCGAAAGCAAATTATAGAATTGGTTCGGAACAAACTCGGACGATATTGGATTGGACTGAATGATATACAACAAGAAGGAAGATATGTTTATTCGGACGGAGTTGTTGCTTCAAGCTTCAACACGCAGTTTATCTCGGGAGAACCGAATCATTCTGGAGATTGCTTGTCAATTCAAACTACTCATAATAAAGTCGGTGTTGATGATACATCATGTACCGTCACATATCCTGCTCTGTGcgaaaaagatattttttag
- the LOC120332202 gene encoding collectin-46-like, whose product MYLFVAVLITFCAVVHGDSACSVEYDTTLAKPKLSFELDWDLPIGRPGRPGKRGATGPIGPKGAPGPVGPKGGIGTKGERGLRGPIGPIGLPGDRGPKGEVPQEVITTFEERIKELEDKFQLLDDGWVTTGGKYRYLFGDSVINWEAAKSFCEAKSSRLAAKGMRDTQVRKQIIELVRNKLGRYWIGLNDIQQEGRYVYSDGVIASNSNTQFISGEPNHSGDCLSFQTTHNRVGVDDVPCTATYPALCEKDIF is encoded by the exons ATGTATTTGTTTGTTGCcgttttgataacattttgcGCTGTAGTGCATGGTGATTCTGCGTGTTCGGTGGAGTACGACACTACTCTTGCAAAGCCTAAACTCTCATTTGAACTCGATTGGGATCTTCCTATTGGTCGTCCGGGAAGACCTGGTAAGCGAGGTGCAACAGGGCCCATAGGGCCAAAAGGTGCTCCGGGACCAGTGGGTCCGAAAGGGGGAATTGGAACAAAGGGTGAGAGAGGCCTTCGGGGACCTATTGGCCCTATTGGATTGCCAGGTGATCGTGGCCCAAAAGGAGAGGTTCCCCAAGAAGTAATTACGACGTTTGAGGAACGAATAAAGGAATTAGAGGATAAATTTCAGTTACTTGATGACGGTTGGGTTACAACTGGAGGAAAATACAGATATTTGTTTGGAGATTCAGTAATCAATTGGGAAGCAGCGAAGTCTTTTTGTGAGGCGAAAAGTTCTAGACTAGCTGCAAAAGGAATGCGTGATACGCAG GTTCGAAAGCAAATTATAGAATTGGTTCGGAACAAACTCGGACGATATTGGATTGGACTGAATGATATACAACAAGAAGGAAGATATGTTTATTCGGACGGAGTTATTGCTTCAAACTCCAACACTCAGTTTATTTCGGGAGAACCAAATCATTCTGGAGATTGCTTGTCATTTCAAACTACTCATAATAGAGTCGGCGTTGATGATGTACCGTGTACTGCTACATATCCTGCTTTGTgtgaaaaagatattttttag